The following are from one region of the Gossypium hirsutum isolate 1008001.06 chromosome D03, Gossypium_hirsutum_v2.1, whole genome shotgun sequence genome:
- the LOC121215427 gene encoding uncharacterized protein: MKRLAVGPMTTPGYHKWWARRINDSTPKLNQEESQSIEEHLRVIPSKLEMVRQDFERKNADLEKRIEQMEVEKTNLRLDRDVQKLENERLKKEKNKADEELGSLKINYKKLRLSIRTAGLGKTSEQWRVETQKEKDKADKWEQRFQEMQRRNEALEKICQKARTKRYRSRNSTIELKASLSKIDKMKKRIEELETVLQNCEIQIKHLKANESRNNEQLHHFQSQVRSRDHLIEEAVVQIREVADHIQTLAVQADTLSVKYELESDRG, from the exons atgaagaGGCTAGCTGTGGGTCCAATGACAACTCCTGGGTATCATAAATGGTGGGCTAGAAGGATAAATGATAGTACACCTAAGTTAAATCAGGAAGAAAGCCAGTCAATAGAAGAGCATTTGCGAGTCATTCCTTCTAAGTTGGAAATGGTAAGACAAGATTTTGAGAGGAAGAATGCAGATTTGGAGAAAAGGATAGAGCAAATGGAGGTGGAAAAGACGAACTTGAGATTGGACAGAGACGTTCAGAAGCTTGAGaatgagaggttgaagaaagagaaaaataaggCTGATGAGGAACTAGGCAGTCtaaagataaattataaaaagttgcgTTTGTCAATAAGAACTGCTGGGCTGGGAAAGACGTCAGAACAATGGCGAGTAGAAACCCAAAAAGAAAAGGACAAGGCCGATAAATGGGAACAGAGATTTCAAGAGATGCAAAGACGAAATGAGGCCTTAGAAAAGATTTGTCAGAAAGCCAGAACGAAAAGG TATCGAAGTCGAAACTCTACGATAGAGTTAAAAGCAAGCTTAAGCAAGATTgacaaaatgaagaaaagaattgAAGAGCTAGAAACGGTGCTGCAAAATTGTGAGATTCAGATCAAACACTTGAAAGCAAATGAAAGTCGTAATAATGAACAGCTTCACCACTTTCAGAGTCAAGTTAGAAGTAGAGATCATCTTATCGAGGAAGCTGTGGTCCAGATTCGAGAAGTGGCTGATCATATACAGACTTTAGCAGTACAAGCTGACAcgctgagtgtgaagtatgaattagagtCAGATCGGGGGTAA